A part of Fusarium graminearum PH-1 chromosome 3, whole genome shotgun sequence genomic DNA contains:
- a CDS encoding clathrin heavy chain has protein sequence MAPLPIKFQELVQLANVGVDTQSIGFNSCSDSYVCVREKKSEAAQPEVVIIELKNGNNVTRRPIKADSAVMHWNRQVIALKAQSRTLQIFDLEQKKKLKSCTMNEDVQFWKWISENELGLVTTSSVYHWNVYDAGQDAPVKVFERNANLNGCQIINYRVNSDGKWMVVVGISSQQGRVVGAMQLYSKDRGISQAIEGHAAAFGTLRLEGAPQDTKLFSFAVRTATGAKLHIVEVDHPESNPVFQKKAVDMFFPPEATNDFPVALQVSQKYGVVYMVTKYGFIHLYDLETASCIFMNRISSETIFTTCTDDGSSGIVGINRKGQVLFVTIDDSNVIQYLLQNPANTDMAIKMASRAGLPGADNLYARQFEQLFNSGDYLAAAKVAANSPRGFLRSAETIEKFKRLPVQPGQMAFTLQYFGMLLDKGSLNKHETLELAQPVLQQNRKHLLEKWLKEGKLDCSEQLGDMVRPYDVNMALTIYLKAEIPQKVVAGFAETGQFDKILPYSAQSGFQPDYIQLLQHITRVNPEKGAEFASALANSEQGPLVDFERVCDIFQGQGMIQQATAFLLDALKENKPEHARLQTRLLEMNLMHAPQVAEAILGNEMFTHFDKTRIAQLCEQANLPQKALELYEDPEAIKRVVVNIPGQPNFNPEWLTTFFGKLSVEQSLDCLDAMMKANIRQNLQSVVTIATKYSELLGPVRLIDLFEKYKTAEGLFYYLGSVVNLSEDPDVHFKYIEAATKMGQFNEVERLCRDSSVYNPEKVKNFLKEAKLPEQLPLIIVCDRFNFVHDLILYLYQSQQFAAIETYVQQVNPGRAPEVVGGLLDVDCDENVIKQLLSSVNPQSINIDNLVSEVESRNRLKLLLPFLEATLQAGNQQQAVYNALAKIYIDSNNNPEKFLKENDQYDTLTVGKYCEKRDPNLAYIAYSKGQNDLELVNITNENSMYRAQARYLLERSDAELWGFVLSENNIHRRSVVDQVTATAVPEANDPSKVSVAVSAFLENDLPLELIELLEKIVLEPSPFSDNQNLQNLLMFTAAKADKARVMDYIHKLDNYNADEIATSCIEVGLFEEAFEIYKKADNKSAAVDVLIENVVSIDRAQAYAEEVDLPEVWSKVAKAQLDGLRVSDSIESYIKAEDPRNYLEVIEVATHAGKNEELVKYLRMARKTHREAAIDTALAFSYARLEQLSELEDFLRATNVANIEESGDKAYEEGLYEASKIFYTSISNWAKLATTLVHLGDYQAAVECARKANNIKVWKQVHEACVEKKEFRLAQICGLNLIVDAEQLQTLVKEYERNGYFDELISLLEQGLGLERAHMGMFTELGIALSKYHPDRLMEHIKIFWSRMNLPKMIKACEEANLWPELVFCYYHYDEFDNAALAVIERPENSWDHQQFKEIVVKVANLEIYYRAIKFYVEQHPSLLTDLLATLTPRIDVNRVVKIFQKNDDLPLIKPFLLNVQSQNKRVVNEAVNDLLIEEEDYKTLRDSVQNYDNYDATELASRLEKHDLIFFRQIAASIYRKNKRWEKSIALSKQDKLYKDAIETSALSAKVDIVSDLLQYFVDIGHRECYTGMLYACYDLIRPDLVLELSWRHGLMDFSMPYMINMLAQQTKDLAALKADNEARKAKEQEKEKTDDNTPILGASRLMITAGPGGMGSAPSPAPYGQPNGFAPQPTGYGF, from the exons ATGGCGCCTCTGCCCATCAAGTTCCAGGAGCTCGTCCAGCTCGCCAACGTTGGCGTGGACACCCAGAGCATCGGCTTCAACTCCTGC TCCGATTCATATGTGTGTGttcgagagaagaagagcgaagCCGCCCAACCCGAGGTTGTTATCATCGAGCTCAAGAATGGTAACAATGTCACCCGGCGGCCAATCAAGGCCGACAGTGCCGTCATGCACTGGAACCGACAAGTAATTGCTCTCAAGGCGCAGTCTAGAACCCTGCAGATCTTCGACcttgagcagaagaagaagctcaagtcaTGCACCATGAATGAGGACGTGCAGTTCTGGAAGTGGATTAGCGAGAAcgagcttggccttgtcacGACATCCAGTGTCTATCACTGGAATGTCTACGATGCTGGCCAAGACGCACCCGTCAAGGTGTTCGAGCGTAATGCCAACCTCAAC GGCTGCCAAATCATCAACTACCGAGTTAACAGCGACGGAAAgtggatggtggtggtgggcATCTCATCCCAGCAAGGACGTGTGGTCGGTGCCATGCAGCTCTACTCTAAGGACCGTGGAATCAGCCAGGCCATAGAAGGTCACGCAGCCGCCTTTGGCACTCTTCGACTGGAAGGTGCCCCCCAAGACACGAAGCTGTTCAGTTTTGCAGTACGAACCGCAACAGGTGCCAAGCTGCACATCGTCGAGGTTGACCATCCCGAGTCGAATCCTGTCTTTcagaagaaggctgttgatATGTTCTTCCCTCCTGAGGCCACGAACGATTTCCCCGTCGCACTTCAAGTTTCGCAAAAGTACGGCGTTGTTTATATGGTAACCAAGTATGGCTTCATTCATCTCTACGATCTCGAAACCGCCTCATGCATCTTCATGAACCGAATTTCGAGCGAGACAATATTCACAACATGCACAGACGATGGTTCTTCTGGCATCGTTGGTATCAACCGAAAGGGCCAAGTGCTCTTCGTGACCATCGACGATAGCAACGTTATCCAATACCTTCTACAAAACCCCGCCAACACCGATATGGCTATCAAGATGGCCTCGCGAGCCGGACTTCCTGGTGCCGATAACCTGTACGCTCGACAGTTCGAGCAGCTCTTCAACTCTGGCGACTACTTGGCTGCTGCTAAGGTCGCTGCCAACTCTCCTCGAGGTTTCCTCCGAAGCGCCGAGACTATCGAGAAGTTCAAGCGCTTGCCTGTTCAGCCTGGCCAGATGGCTTTCACACTTCAATACTTCGGAATGCTTCTCGACAAGGGCTCCCTTAACAAGCATGAGACCCTCGAGCTTGCACAACCCGTTCTCCAGCAGAACCGCAAGCATCTGCTTGAGAAGTGGTTGAAGGAGGGCAAGTTGGACTGCTCTGAGCAGCTTGGTGACATGGTTAGGCCTTACGATGTCAACATGGCCTTGACAATCTACCTTAAGGCGGAGATTCCCCAGAAGGTCGTTGCTGGCTTCGCTGAGACTGGTCAATTCGACAAGATCCTTCCTTACTCTGCCCAGAGCGGCTTTCAGCCTGATTACATCCAGTTGCTCCAGCATATCACCCGTGTCAACCCCGAGAAGGGTGCTGAGTTTGCCAGTGCCCTTGCTAACAGTGAGCAAGGCCCATTGGTCGACTTCGAGCGTGTGTGCGATATCTTCCAAGGACAGGGCATGATTCAACAAGCCACCgccttcttgttggatgcattgaaggagaacaagcCCGAGCACGCCCGTCTACAGACCCGCCTTCTcgagatgaacttgatgcATGCACCCCAGGTTGCTGAAGCTATTCTCGGTAACGAGATGTTTACTCACTTCGACAAGACTCGCATCGCTCAGCTTTGCGAGCAGGCTAACCTTCCCCAGAAGGCGCTGGAGCTTTATGAGGACccagaggccatcaagcGGGTTGTTGTTAACATCCCTGGTCAACCAAACTTCAACCCTGAGTGGCTCACCACATTCTTTGGTAAGCTCTCTGTTGAGCAGTCCCTCGATTGTCTTGATGCTATGATGAAGGCGAACATTCGCCAGAACTTGCAGTCAGTTGTTACTATTGCCACCAAGTATTCAGAGCTACTGGGACCTGTTCGTTTGATTGATCTCTTCGAGAAGTACAAGACTGCTGAGGGTCTCTTTTATTATCTTGGCAGTGTCGTGAATCTTTCTGAAGACCCTGATGTCCACTTCAAGTACATTGAAGCCGCGACCAAGATGGGACAATTCAACGAGGTTGAGCGATTGTGCCGTGATAGCTCCGTCTACAACCctgagaaggtcaagaatTTCCTCAAGGAAGCTAAGCTGCCTGAGCAGCTTCCTCTTATCATTGTCTGTGACCGCTTCAACTTTGTCCATGACTTGATTCTGTACCTGTACCAGAGCCAGCAGTTTGCGGCCATCGAGACCTACGTCCAGCAGGTCAACCCCGGCCGAGCCCCTGAGGTTGTTGGCGGTCTATTGGATGTTGACTGCGACGAGAACGTCATCAAGCAGCTTCTGAGCTCTGTCAACCCTCAGAGTATCAACATTGACAACCTTGTATCAGAAGTTGAGTCTCGCAACCGCCTTAAGCTGCTTTTGCCTTTCCTCGAGGCCACTCTCCAGGCTGGTAACCAGCAACAGGCTGTGTACAACgctcttgccaagatctATATCGactccaacaacaaccccgagaagttcctcaaggagaacgacCAGTACGATACCCTTACTGTTGGAAAGTACTGTGAGAAGCGTGATCCCAACCTGGCCTACATCGCCTACTCCAAGGGCCAGAatgatcttgagcttgtcaacatcaccaacgaGAACTCCATGTACAGGGCTCAGGCTCGATACCTCTTGGAGCGCTCCGATGCTGAGCTCTGGGGCTTCGTTCTGAGCGAGAACAACATTCACCGTCGTTCTGTTGTTGATCAGGTCACCGCTACAGCTGTTCCTGAGGCCAATGACCCCTCCAAGGTCTCCGTTGCTGTTTCTGCTTTCCTGGAGAATGACCTTCCTCTCGAGCTTatcgagctcctcgagaaGATTGTCCTCGAGCCCTCACCCTTCAGTGACAACCAGAACCTCCAGAACCTGCTCATGTTCACtgccgccaaggctgacaaggCTCGTGTGATGGACTATATCCACAAGCTCGATAACTACAATGCCGATGAAATCGCCACTAGCTGTATCGAGGTTGGTCTGTTTGAAGAAGCGTTCGAGATTTATAAGAAGGCCGACAACAAGTCTGCCGCTGTCGATGTCCTGATTGAGAACGTTGTCAGCATCGATCGTGCTCAGGCATATGCTGAGGAGGTTGATCTCCCTGAGGTCTGGAGCAAGGTTGCCAAGGCACAACTTGACGGCCTCCGCGTTTCCGATTCCATCGAGTCTtacatcaaggctgaggacCCCAGAAACTACCTTGAGGTCATCGAAGTCGCCACACACGCTGGTAAGAACGAGGAGCTCGTCAAATACCTGCGCATGGCTCGCAAGACCCACCGCGAGGCTGCTATTGACACAGCTCTCGCCTTCTCTTACGCTCGTCTCGAGCAACTATCCGAGCTTGAGGACTTCCTCCGTGCCACAAACGTGGCTAACATCGAGGAGTCTGGTGACAAGGCATATGAGGAAGGCTTGTACGAGGCTTCGAAGATCTTCTACACTAGCATCTCGAACTGGGCTAAGCTGGCCACTacccttgtccatcttggtgACTACCAAGCTGCCGTCGAGTGCGCTCGCAaggccaacaacatcaaggtgTGGAAGCAGGTCCACGAAGCCTGtgtggagaagaaggagttcCGCCTTGCCCAGATTTGTGGTCTCAACCTGATTGTCGATGCTGAGCAACTTCAGACTCTGGTTAAGGAGTACGAGCGCAACGGTTACTTCGATGAGCTCATCAGCCTTCTCGAGCAgggtcttggcctcgagcGTGCTCACATGGGAATGTTCACTGAGCTTGGTATTGCTCTCTCCAAGTACCACCCTGACCGTCTGATGGAGCATATTAAGATCTTCTGGTCTCGCATGAATCtgcccaagatgatcaaggcCTGCGAAGAGGCTAACCTTTGGCCCGAGCTTGTTTTCTGCTACTACCATTATGATGAATTTGACAACGCTGCTCTTGCCGTCATTGAGCGACCCGAGAACTCTTGGGACCACCAACAGTTCAAGGAGATTGTGGTCAAGGTGGCCAACTTGGAAATCTACTACCGTGCTATCAAGTTCTACGTTGAGCAGcatccttctctcctcaCTGACCTCCTCGCCACTCTCACTCCCCGTATCGATGTCAACCgtgttgtcaagatcttccagaagaacgACGACCTTCCTCTCATCAAGCCTTTCTTGCTGAACGTGCAATCTCAGAACAAGCGTGTTGTGAACGAGGCCGTCAACGATCTTCtgatcgaggaggaggattACAAGACCCTTCGCGACTCTGTTCAGAACTACGACAACTACGATGCCACAGAGCTGGCTAGCCGTCTGGAGAAGCATGATCTTATCTTCTTCCGCCAGATTGCTGCTTCCATCTACCGCAAGAACAAGCGCTGGGAGAAGTCAATTGCTCTCTCCAAGCAGGACAAACTCTACAAGGACGCTATTGAGACCTCTGCCCTCTCGGCCAAGGTCGACATTGTCAGCGACCTCCTTCAATAC TTCGTCGATATCGGTCACCGTGAATGCTACACTGGCATGCTTTACGCTTGCTACGACCTCATCCGCCCTGACCTTGTTCTGGAGCTCTCATGGCGCCACGGTCTTATGGACTTCTCTATGCCTTACATGATCAACATGCTGGCCCAGCAAACCAAGGATCTCGCTGCTTTGAAGGCAGATAACGAGGCccgcaaggccaaggaacaggagaaggagaagacgGATGATAACACACCGATTCTTGGCGCCTCTCGGCTCATGATCACGGCTGGTCCTGGTGGCATGGGCTCTGCTCCCTCGCCCGCGCCGTACGGTCAACCAAATGGCTTTGCGCCGCAGCCTACCGGCTACGGGTTCTAG
- a CDS encoding adenosylhomocysteinase produces the protein MSAPAHKFKVADLSLAAFGRKEIELAENEMPGLMQTRAKYAADQPLAGARIAGCLHMTIQTAVLIETLTALGAEVTWTSCNIFSTQDHAAAAIAAAGVPVFAWKGETDEEYNWCLEQQLTAFKDNKKLNLILDDGGDLTTLVHQKYPEMLKDCFGVSEETTTGVHHLYRMLRDNKLLVPAINVNDSVTKSKFDNLYGCRESLVDGIKRATDVMIAGKVAVVAGFGDVGKGCAMALHGMGARVIVTEIDPINALQAAMAGYQVTTMEKAAKFGQIFVTTTGCRDILTGEHFEAMPNDAIVCNIGHFDIEIDVCLAQEERHFCPEHQSPG, from the coding sequence atgtctgctCCCGCCCACAAATTCAAGGTCGCTGACCTTTCTCTTGCCGCCTTTGGCCGCAAGGAGATCGAGCTCGCTGAGAACGAGATGCCCGGTCTCATGCAGACCCGAGCCAAGTATGCTGCCGACCAGCCTCTCGCCGGTGCCCGCATCGCTGGTTGCCTTCACATGACCATCCAGACCGCCGTCCTCATCGAGACCCTCACTGCTCTCGGTGCTGAGGTTACCTGGACCAGCtgcaacatcttctccactCAGGACCAcgccgctgctgccattgccgcCGCCGGTGTCCCCGTCTTCGCCTGGAAGGGTGAGACCGACGAGGAGTACAACTGGTGCCTCGAGCAGCAGCTTACTGccttcaaggacaacaagaagctcaacctcatcctcgacgacGGTGGTGACCTGACCACCCTTGTCCACCAGAAGTACCCtgagatgctcaaggacTGCTTCGGTGTCTCTGAGGAGACCACCACCGGTGTCCACCACCTCTACCGCATGCTCCGTGAcaacaagctccttgtccccgccatcaacgtcaacgacTCCGTCACTAAGTCCAAGTTCGACAACCTTTACGGCTGCCGTGAGTCCCTTGTCGACGGTATCAAGCGTGCTACCGATGTCATGATTGCTGGCAAGGTCGCTGTCGTCGCCGGTTTCGGTGATGTCGGTAAGGGTTGCGCTATGGCCCTCCACGGCATGGGTGCTCGCGTCATTGTCACCGAGATTGACCCCATCAACGCCCTCCaggctgccatggctggttACCAAGTCACCACCATggagaaggctgccaagttCGGTCAGATCTTCGTCACCACCACTGGCTGCCGTGACATCCTCACTGGCGAGCACTTCGAGGCTATGCCCAACGATGCCATTGTTTGCAACATTGGTCACTTCGATATCGAGATTGACGTTTGCTtggctcaagaagaacgccACTTCTGTCCAGAACATCAAAGCCCAGGTTGA